One Saccharopolyspora erythraea NRRL 2338 genomic region harbors:
- a CDS encoding ATP-binding protein, which produces MARTTTERRSAGNLPAGTTSFVGRRHELTEVKRLLSVYRLVTLTGPGGVGKTRLSMRVAADVRRAFHDQAWFVDLGELREPNLVPQTVAEQLEIHEQSSRPVQDAVVERLGAGPTLLVLDSCEHLVDACAALVNTLIQVCPELRVVATSRQSLGLVGECTYTVPPFEVPDPEHAGSPNAVAHFDSVRLFVARAAAVLPSFEVDQSNYQALARICHDLDGIPLAIELTAVRLRSLSLEQIADRLTEQHRLLGEATRGLPPRQRTLRALIDWSYELCSAPERLVWARASVFSGSFDLDAVEHVASGDGVAEADVLGLVDALVDKSIFLRDSGQAVARYRMLDTTRAYGVEKLAAGGGHEAARRRHRDYFAGLTRRFAAEWLGPDEPAWINRLWLEHPNLRVAFDYCARQEGEAEAGLRMVVQLADFLSLRGYHTETRMWLDRLLASATEPSHERLSSLMLDAWFALQQGDAGTARSSLGESEDLAARIGSSEELAYLAHLRGMEALVEADVDRADPLFGEAYERFRTAGSLRGEMLTLFLYGLTVGHRGQAEKGRMLLDACIDKSVRLGDTFWRSHALWAHAYVDVAAGEPERAERSCKESLRLGRLLADRTAMAFSLETLAWVEATLGRHGRAATLFGLAASVWESLGGSPEFYSSFAHAHHAHVAGVREALGDSAYEQAFEQGHRLSAAQAVDFALETERPRDARQPTGEQPLLTRREFQIAELVAEGLTNRDIAARLVISTRTAEGHVENILTKLGFSSRTQIAAWVTARQESAQR; this is translated from the coding sequence GTGGCACGGACCACCACCGAACGGCGCAGTGCGGGCAACCTGCCCGCGGGAACGACCAGCTTCGTCGGACGGCGGCACGAGCTCACCGAGGTCAAACGACTGCTGTCGGTCTACCGGCTGGTCACGCTGACCGGTCCGGGCGGGGTGGGCAAGACCCGGCTGTCGATGCGGGTCGCCGCGGACGTGCGCCGGGCCTTCCACGACCAGGCGTGGTTCGTCGACCTGGGCGAGCTGCGCGAGCCGAACCTGGTGCCGCAGACCGTCGCCGAGCAGCTGGAGATCCACGAGCAGTCCTCCCGGCCGGTGCAGGACGCCGTCGTCGAGCGGCTGGGCGCGGGCCCGACGCTGCTGGTGCTCGACAGCTGCGAGCACCTGGTCGACGCGTGCGCCGCGCTGGTCAACACGCTCATCCAGGTGTGCCCCGAGCTGCGGGTGGTGGCCACCAGCAGGCAGTCGCTGGGCCTGGTCGGCGAGTGCACCTACACCGTGCCGCCGTTCGAGGTGCCCGATCCCGAGCACGCCGGCTCGCCGAACGCGGTCGCGCACTTCGACTCGGTGCGGCTGTTCGTCGCCCGCGCGGCGGCGGTGCTGCCCAGCTTCGAGGTCGACCAGAGCAACTACCAGGCGCTGGCCCGCATCTGCCACGACCTCGACGGGATACCGCTGGCGATCGAGCTGACCGCGGTGCGCCTGCGCTCGTTGTCTCTGGAGCAGATCGCCGACCGGCTGACCGAGCAGCACCGGCTGCTCGGCGAGGCCACCCGCGGCCTGCCGCCCCGGCAGCGGACGCTGCGCGCGCTGATCGACTGGAGCTACGAGCTGTGCTCGGCGCCCGAACGGCTGGTGTGGGCGCGGGCATCGGTGTTCTCCGGCAGCTTCGACCTCGACGCGGTCGAGCACGTCGCCAGCGGCGACGGGGTGGCCGAGGCCGACGTGCTGGGACTGGTGGACGCGCTGGTGGACAAGTCGATCTTCCTGCGCGACTCCGGGCAGGCCGTCGCGCGCTACCGGATGCTGGACACCACCCGCGCCTACGGCGTCGAGAAGCTGGCCGCCGGGGGCGGGCACGAGGCGGCGCGGCGCCGCCACCGCGACTACTTCGCCGGGCTGACGCGGCGCTTCGCAGCCGAGTGGCTGGGCCCCGACGAGCCCGCCTGGATCAACCGGCTGTGGCTGGAGCACCCGAACCTGCGGGTGGCCTTCGACTACTGCGCCCGCCAGGAGGGCGAGGCCGAGGCCGGGCTGCGGATGGTGGTCCAGCTCGCCGACTTCCTGTCCCTGCGCGGCTACCACACCGAGACCCGGATGTGGCTGGACCGGCTGCTGGCCTCGGCGACCGAACCGTCCCACGAGCGCCTTTCCAGCCTGATGCTCGACGCCTGGTTCGCCTTGCAGCAGGGCGACGCGGGCACCGCCCGCTCGTCGCTGGGCGAGTCGGAGGACCTGGCCGCCCGGATCGGCAGCTCGGAGGAGCTGGCCTACCTGGCGCACCTGCGCGGGATGGAGGCGCTGGTCGAGGCCGATGTGGACCGCGCGGACCCGCTGTTCGGCGAGGCCTACGAGCGCTTCCGGACGGCGGGGTCGCTGCGCGGGGAGATGCTCACGCTGTTCCTGTACGGGCTGACCGTCGGCCACCGCGGCCAGGCGGAGAAGGGCCGGATGCTGCTGGACGCCTGCATCGACAAGTCCGTGCGGCTCGGTGACACCTTCTGGCGTTCGCACGCGCTGTGGGCGCACGCCTACGTCGACGTCGCCGCGGGCGAGCCGGAGCGGGCGGAGCGCTCGTGCAAGGAGTCGCTGCGGCTCGGCAGGCTGCTGGCCGACCGGACCGCGATGGCGTTCTCGCTGGAGACCCTGGCGTGGGTGGAGGCGACTCTGGGGCGGCACGGCCGCGCCGCCACTCTCTTCGGCCTCGCGGCGTCGGTGTGGGAGTCGCTGGGCGGCTCGCCGGAGTTCTACTCCAGCTTCGCCCACGCCCACCACGCGCACGTGGCCGGCGTGCGCGAGGCCCTGGGAGACAGCGCCTACGAGCAGGCGTTCGAGCAGGGGCACCGGTTGTCCGCCGCGCAGGCCGTGGACTTCGCGCTGGAGACCGAGCGGCCGCGGGACGCCCGGCAGCCCACCGGGGAGCAGCCGCTGCTGACCAGGCGGGAGTTCCAGATCGCCGAGCTGGTCGCCGAGGGTTTGACGAACCGGGACATCGCGGCGCGGCTGGTGATCTCCACGCGGACCGCGGAGGGGCACGTGGAGAACATCCTGACCAAGCTCGGCTTCAGCTCCCGCACTCAGATCGCCGCTTGGGTCACCGCCCGCCAGGAGTCCGCCCAGCGCTGA
- a CDS encoding DUF6230 family protein has translation MSTVVGRTRWKVFALVFVVGLAGVGLMFTGLTRGALAASFSVSGMSYKASGDKLVSEGVVQYGSVDHGSSGAHPVLVNGFRKARIDNFCQSFVVPALPVVGDVTVKIAAPGQAGMSADNMVLGVEQVSGDMTLSNVEIGRDAATFDKGPGGAQGPSGAFGIQADGAQIDRLRQVAWSTTASTLKLNQVRIAASAGHDECF, from the coding sequence ATGAGCACGGTGGTCGGACGCACGCGATGGAAGGTCTTCGCGCTCGTCTTCGTGGTCGGGCTCGCGGGCGTCGGACTGATGTTCACGGGCCTGACCCGGGGTGCGCTCGCGGCGTCGTTCTCGGTGTCGGGCATGAGCTACAAGGCCTCCGGGGACAAGCTCGTCAGCGAGGGAGTGGTGCAGTACGGGTCGGTCGACCATGGTTCGTCGGGCGCGCACCCGGTGCTGGTCAACGGCTTCCGCAAGGCCCGGATCGACAACTTCTGCCAGTCGTTCGTCGTGCCCGCGCTGCCCGTGGTCGGCGACGTCACGGTGAAGATCGCCGCGCCCGGCCAGGCGGGCATGTCGGCCGACAACATGGTGCTCGGCGTCGAGCAGGTCAGCGGCGACATGACGCTGAGCAACGTCGAGATCGGACGGGACGCCGCGACCTTCGACAAGGGGCCCGGTGGCGCGCAGGGGCCGTCCGGTGCTTTCGGCATCCAGGCCGACGGGGCGCAGATCGACCGGCTGCGCCAGGTGGCGTGGTCCACGACGGCCTCCACTCTCAAGCTCAACCAGGTCCGCATCGCCGCGAGCGCGGGCCACGACGAGTGCTTCTGA
- a CDS encoding DUF6114 domain-containing protein, which yields MTPVVHGSDARTARKGIPDSRDSREPGRSRDAGRAREPGRFRDIGRARGTGRFRDTGRSRDSRDTGRFRKFRRGRPFWAGLFTTASGLVVLFPPYASLRFGDAMISLNTMGGISSLVIGVVLVSCGISFWARPELRVGAGVVALLLSLVAIVTSNLGSFLLGTLLGITGAALALAWSPGARRRGGDDQVGDTASAEPTGIVASGVAAVRSRSSRPAGSTDRTGA from the coding sequence GTGACCCCAGTGGTGCATGGCAGCGACGCGAGGACCGCACGCAAGGGCATCCCGGACTCCCGCGATTCCCGCGAACCCGGGCGCTCCCGCGACGCCGGGCGCGCCCGCGAACCCGGGCGCTTCCGCGACATCGGTCGTGCCCGTGGCACCGGGCGCTTCCGCGATACGGGGCGCTCCCGCGACTCCCGCGACACCGGGCGCTTCCGGAAGTTCCGGCGGGGACGGCCGTTCTGGGCGGGGCTGTTCACCACCGCGTCCGGCCTGGTCGTGCTGTTCCCGCCGTACGCGTCCCTGCGGTTCGGCGACGCGATGATCTCGCTCAACACGATGGGCGGCATCTCGTCGCTGGTGATCGGGGTCGTGCTGGTGAGCTGCGGTATCTCGTTCTGGGCCCGGCCGGAGCTGCGGGTCGGCGCCGGGGTCGTCGCGCTGCTGCTGTCGCTGGTGGCGATCGTGACCTCGAACCTCGGGTCGTTCCTGCTGGGCACGCTGCTCGGGATCACCGGCGCGGCGCTCGCGCTGGCGTGGTCGCCCGGCGCTCGCCGCCGGGGCGGCGATGACCAGGTCGGCGATACGGCGTCCGCGGAGCCGACCGGGATCGTCGCCTCCGGAGTTGCGGCGGTGCGGTCCCGGTCGTCCCGTCCGGCCGGCTCAACCGACCGGACGGGTGCGTGA
- the coaA gene encoding type I pantothenate kinase translates to MTRVRELSPYVELHRDQWRELRNSMPLPLSETELDALRGLGEQVDLAEVADVYLPLSRLINLQVATRQRLHETTTTFLGEQSRRSKTPFVIGIAGSVAVGKSTTARILRTLLARWPDHPRVDLVTTDGFLHPRAELVRRGIMHRKGFPESYDRRALLRFVTEVKSGAPEVSAPVYSHVAYDIVPGEENVVRSPDILIVEGLNVLQPGPSLAVSDLFDFSIYVDAHTEHIEQWYVERFLALRHTAFADPGSHFHHFAGLSDEDARAEARHLWRTINEPNLVDNILPTRPRATLVLRKDIDHSINRVRLRKL, encoded by the coding sequence GTGACGCGCGTTCGCGAACTGAGCCCGTACGTCGAGTTGCACCGGGACCAGTGGCGGGAGTTGCGCAACTCCATGCCGCTTCCCCTGTCGGAGACCGAGCTCGACGCGCTGCGCGGCCTCGGCGAGCAGGTCGACCTCGCCGAGGTCGCCGACGTGTACCTGCCGCTGTCGCGGCTGATCAACCTCCAGGTCGCCACGCGGCAGCGGCTGCACGAGACCACCACGACGTTCCTGGGCGAGCAGTCGCGCCGCTCCAAGACCCCGTTCGTCATCGGGATCGCGGGCAGCGTCGCGGTCGGCAAGTCCACCACCGCCAGGATCCTGCGCACCCTGCTCGCGCGCTGGCCCGACCACCCCAGGGTCGACCTGGTCACCACCGACGGCTTCCTCCACCCGCGCGCCGAGCTGGTGCGGCGCGGGATCATGCACCGCAAGGGCTTCCCGGAGAGCTACGACCGACGCGCCCTGCTGCGGTTCGTCACCGAGGTGAAGTCCGGCGCGCCCGAGGTGAGCGCCCCGGTCTACTCCCACGTCGCCTACGACATCGTGCCCGGCGAGGAGAACGTCGTGCGCAGCCCCGACATCCTGATCGTGGAGGGGCTCAACGTCCTGCAGCCCGGCCCGAGCCTGGCGGTGTCGGACCTGTTCGACTTCTCCATCTACGTCGACGCCCACACCGAGCACATCGAGCAGTGGTACGTCGAGCGGTTCCTGGCGCTGCGCCACACCGCCTTCGCCGACCCGGGCTCGCACTTCCACCACTTCGCCGGCCTCTCCGACGAGGACGCGCGGGCCGAGGCCCGCCACCTCTGGCGCACCATCAACGAGCCGAACCTGGTGGACAACATCCTGCCGACGCGGCCGCGGGCGACGCTGGTGCTGCGCAAGGACATCGACCACTCCATCAACCGGGTGCGGCTGCGCAAGCTCTAG
- a CDS encoding amino acid permease, which translates to MATNLHPGRGIFRRKPVADISEDGETGLQRSLGLWQLTAIGIGGIIGAGIFSLAGAVANEKAGPGVLLSFLIAGIASAAAAFSYAEFAGMIPKAGSAYTYGYVVLGEVVGWLIGWDLLLEYTAIVAVVAIGISGYFNDLLGFLHIDLPLWMSGAPGTEAEAGAPPGSYKINLFAALLCLFIAFMLNQGMKSAARFETLLVYLKVAVVLLVIVVGAFHINAGNYQPFLPYGIGGAFTGAATVFFAVFGYDAMSTAAEESKDAQKHMPKAIMYSLAISMVLYVLACLVLTGMIPYTQISSESAFSSAFADVGLPAVGAVIAIGAILGILTVLFTFMLGVTRVGFAMSRDGLLPRWFAKTHPTRKVPSRFTWLIGIASALIAGLLPIGEAAELTNIGILLAFVIVCAAVVVLRYRRPDLPRGFKCPGMPIVPIIGIIFSIWLVTFLAPETWLRFGAWFAIGLVIYFAYGYRNSKLNPARKGAQIDQGE; encoded by the coding sequence GTGGCAACCAACCTCCACCCCGGACGGGGGATATTCCGCCGCAAGCCTGTCGCGGACATCTCCGAGGACGGCGAGACCGGCCTGCAGCGTTCGCTGGGGCTCTGGCAGCTCACCGCGATCGGGATCGGCGGCATCATCGGGGCCGGGATCTTCTCCCTGGCCGGCGCGGTGGCCAACGAGAAGGCCGGACCGGGCGTGCTGCTGTCGTTCCTCATCGCGGGCATCGCCAGCGCCGCGGCGGCGTTCTCCTACGCCGAGTTCGCGGGCATGATCCCCAAGGCGGGCTCGGCCTACACCTACGGCTACGTCGTGCTGGGCGAGGTGGTCGGCTGGCTGATCGGCTGGGACCTGCTGCTGGAGTACACCGCGATCGTGGCGGTGGTCGCGATCGGCATCTCCGGCTACTTCAACGACCTGCTCGGGTTCCTCCACATCGACCTCCCGCTGTGGATGTCCGGGGCACCCGGCACCGAGGCCGAAGCCGGCGCACCCCCAGGCAGCTACAAGATCAACCTGTTCGCGGCGCTGCTGTGCCTGTTCATCGCTTTCATGCTCAACCAGGGCATGAAGAGCGCGGCGCGCTTCGAGACGCTGCTGGTCTACCTCAAGGTGGCCGTCGTCCTGCTGGTCATCGTGGTGGGCGCGTTCCACATCAACGCGGGCAACTACCAGCCGTTCCTGCCATACGGCATCGGCGGCGCGTTCACCGGCGCCGCGACGGTCTTCTTCGCGGTGTTCGGCTACGACGCGATGAGCACGGCGGCCGAGGAGTCCAAGGACGCCCAGAAGCACATGCCCAAGGCGATCATGTACTCGCTGGCCATCTCGATGGTGCTCTACGTGCTGGCCTGCCTGGTGCTCACCGGCATGATCCCCTACACCCAGATCAGCTCCGAGAGCGCGTTCTCCAGCGCCTTCGCCGACGTGGGCCTGCCAGCGGTGGGCGCGGTGATCGCCATCGGCGCGATCCTGGGCATCCTGACCGTGCTGTTCACCTTCATGCTCGGCGTCACCCGGGTCGGCTTCGCCATGAGCCGCGACGGGCTGCTACCGCGCTGGTTCGCCAAGACCCACCCCACGCGCAAGGTGCCGTCCCGGTTCACCTGGCTGATCGGCATCGCCTCGGCGCTCATCGCCGGTCTGCTGCCGATCGGCGAGGCCGCCGAGCTGACCAACATCGGCATCCTGCTGGCGTTCGTCATCGTGTGCGCCGCGGTGGTCGTGCTGCGCTACCGCCGTCCCGACCTGCCGCGCGGGTTCAAGTGCCCGGGCATGCCGATCGTGCCGATCATCGGCATCATCTTCTCGATCTGGCTGGTCACCTTCCTGGCACCGGAGACGTGGCTGCGCTTCGGGGCGTGGTTCGCCATCGGCCTGGTGATCTACTTCGCCTACGGCTACCGCAACTCGAAGCTGAACCCGGCCCGCAAGGGCGCTCAGATCGATCAAGGCGAATAA
- a CDS encoding universal stress protein, protein MPSYRKVVVGTDGSRPSLRAVARAAEVARDSSATLVIVCAYYPNSERDVEQAKQELGEEAFQVIGSAPAEDTLREATDRARAAGAAEVETVSVLGAPVASLVEAAEKHSADLLVVGSRGLNTVKGRILGSVPSEVSRRADCDVLVVRTSR, encoded by the coding sequence ATGCCCAGTTACCGCAAGGTCGTCGTCGGAACGGATGGCTCGCGGCCGTCGCTGCGGGCGGTGGCCCGCGCCGCCGAGGTCGCGCGGGACTCCTCCGCCACGCTGGTGATCGTCTGCGCGTACTACCCGAACAGCGAGCGCGATGTCGAGCAGGCCAAGCAGGAGCTCGGCGAGGAGGCGTTCCAGGTGATCGGCTCCGCGCCCGCCGAGGACACCCTGCGGGAGGCCACCGACCGCGCCCGTGCCGCGGGCGCCGCCGAGGTCGAGACCGTCTCGGTGCTCGGCGCGCCGGTGGCGTCGCTGGTCGAGGCCGCCGAGAAGCACTCGGCCGACCTGCTGGTGGTGGGCAGCCGGGGGCTGAACACGGTGAAGGGCCGGATCCTGGGCTCGGTGCCCTCCGAGGTGTCGCGCCGCGCCGACTGCGATGTGCTCGTTGTCCGAACCTCGCGATGA
- a CDS encoding adenylate/guanylate cyclase domain-containing protein yields MCSLSEPRDEAVAGRPELETVLLGGPARHTKADVAREAGVELRRAERLWQAMGFAHVDDDAVVFTDADVAALRRLVQLVSAQVLTPEAETAVARSLGQAMSRLAEWQVGIFRTVLGDDFSGDLATTAQFAGAIMPVMEQLQGYVWRRHLTATAMRELGGRDTGEDERTLVIGFADIVGYTRLIRDFTELELASLIDDFEELATGVVAENRGRIIKTVGDEVLFVTDTAADAAEVALSLNEQIAESTRLPPLRIGLAKGVVLARFGDVYGSTVNIASRLTSVARPASVLVDREVSGSLRDHPDYHLVSVGPTKVQGFRGLRAWALRRAR; encoded by the coding sequence ATGTGCTCGTTGTCCGAACCTCGCGATGAGGCGGTGGCCGGGCGCCCCGAGCTGGAGACGGTCCTGCTCGGCGGCCCCGCGCGCCACACCAAGGCCGACGTGGCGCGGGAGGCGGGCGTCGAGCTGCGGCGCGCCGAGCGGCTCTGGCAGGCCATGGGCTTCGCCCACGTCGACGACGACGCCGTGGTGTTCACCGACGCCGACGTGGCCGCGCTGCGCAGGCTGGTGCAGCTCGTCTCGGCCCAGGTCCTGACGCCCGAGGCGGAGACGGCGGTCGCGCGCTCGCTGGGGCAGGCGATGTCGCGGCTGGCGGAGTGGCAGGTCGGCATCTTCCGGACGGTCCTCGGTGACGACTTCTCCGGCGACCTGGCCACGACCGCGCAGTTCGCCGGGGCGATCATGCCGGTGATGGAGCAGTTGCAGGGCTACGTGTGGCGGCGGCACCTCACCGCCACCGCGATGCGCGAGCTCGGCGGCCGGGACACCGGTGAGGACGAGCGGACCCTGGTCATCGGCTTCGCCGACATCGTCGGCTACACCCGGCTGATCCGGGACTTCACCGAGCTGGAGCTGGCCAGCCTGATCGACGACTTCGAGGAGCTGGCCACCGGTGTGGTCGCCGAGAACCGCGGCCGCATCATCAAGACCGTGGGCGACGAGGTCCTGTTCGTCACCGACACCGCCGCCGACGCCGCCGAGGTCGCGCTCAGCCTCAACGAGCAGATCGCCGAGTCGACGCGGCTGCCACCGCTGCGCATCGGGCTGGCCAAGGGTGTGGTGCTCGCCCGCTTCGGCGACGTCTACGGCTCGACGGTCAACATCGCCAGCAGGCTCACCTCGGTCGCCCGGCCCGCGTCGGTGCTGGTCGACCGGGAGGTGTCGGGCTCGCTGCGCGACCACCCGGACTACCACCTGGTCTCGGTCGGCCCGACGAAGGTCCAGGGCTTCCGCGGTCTGCGCGCCTGGGCGCTGCGCCGCGCCCGCTGA
- a CDS encoding FAD-binding oxidoreductase, with protein MGTERGTVIPASHTDEVAALAENYARLPAGEPVRLAKATSNLFRFRDPAAGPGLDVGRLNRVLAVDPSTRTAQVQGMATYESIVDAHLPSGHIPLVVPQLKTITLGGAIAGLGIESTSFRNGLPHESVREMEILTGDGRVVVARPDNEHAELFRGFPNSYGTLGYALRLEIELEPVQSYVRLRHLRFGSAGECAEAIASICRDRAHDGHPVDFLDGTVFSADEQYLTLGEYRSDAPPTSDYTGQQVYYRSLRTRQTDHLSIRDYLWRWDTDWFWCSRAFGVQHPLVRRFWPRRYRRSDVYRRIVSWDRRFGLTDRLSRLRGGGGNEPVIQDVEIPVGRLAEFLEFFHAETGISPVWLCPVRLRDRKGWPLYPMDPDTLYVNVGFWSAVPLRPGEEPGTHNRAIERVVSELDGHKSLYSNAYYGEDEFWRLYNRPAYQRLKERYDPDGRLPGLYDKCVREK; from the coding sequence ATGGGAACCGAGCGGGGAACGGTCATTCCGGCAAGTCACACCGACGAGGTCGCCGCGCTGGCCGAGAACTACGCGAGACTGCCCGCGGGCGAACCGGTGCGCCTGGCCAAGGCGACCTCGAACCTGTTCCGGTTCCGCGACCCCGCCGCCGGACCAGGGCTCGACGTCGGCCGCCTCAACCGGGTGCTGGCCGTGGACCCGTCGACCCGCACCGCCCAGGTCCAGGGCATGGCCACCTACGAGAGCATCGTCGACGCGCACCTGCCTTCCGGGCACATCCCGCTGGTCGTGCCGCAGCTGAAGACGATCACGCTGGGCGGCGCCATCGCGGGGCTGGGCATCGAGTCGACCTCCTTCCGCAACGGCCTGCCGCACGAGTCGGTGCGGGAGATGGAGATCCTCACCGGCGACGGCCGGGTCGTGGTCGCCCGCCCGGACAACGAGCACGCCGAGCTGTTCCGCGGGTTCCCCAACTCCTACGGCACGCTGGGCTACGCGCTGCGCCTGGAGATCGAGCTGGAGCCGGTGCAGTCCTACGTGCGGTTGCGCCACCTGCGCTTCGGTTCGGCCGGCGAGTGCGCCGAGGCCATCGCGAGCATCTGCCGCGACCGCGCCCACGACGGCCACCCGGTCGACTTCCTCGACGGCACCGTGTTCTCCGCCGACGAGCAGTACCTGACGCTGGGGGAGTACCGGTCGGACGCCCCGCCCACCAGCGACTACACCGGCCAGCAGGTCTACTACCGCTCGCTGCGCACGCGGCAGACCGACCACCTGTCCATCCGCGACTACCTGTGGCGCTGGGACACCGACTGGTTCTGGTGCTCGCGCGCCTTCGGCGTCCAGCACCCGCTGGTGCGGCGGTTCTGGCCGCGGCGCTACCGCCGTTCCGACGTCTACCGCCGGATCGTGTCGTGGGACCGCAGGTTCGGCCTCACCGACCGGCTTTCCAGGCTGCGCGGCGGTGGCGGCAACGAGCCGGTGATCCAGGACGTGGAGATCCCGGTCGGGCGGCTGGCGGAGTTCCTGGAGTTCTTCCACGCCGAAACCGGGATCAGCCCGGTCTGGCTGTGCCCGGTGCGCCTGCGCGACCGGAAGGGCTGGCCGCTGTACCCGATGGACCCGGACACGCTCTACGTCAACGTCGGCTTCTGGTCGGCGGTGCCGTTGCGTCCGGGCGAGGAGCCGGGCACCCACAACCGCGCGATCGAGCGCGTGGTCAGCGAGCTCGACGGGCACAAGTCCCTGTACTCCAACGCCTACTACGGCGAGGACGAGTTCTGGCGGTTGTACAACCGCCCCGCCTACCAGCGCCTCAAGGAGCGCTACGACCCGGACGGACGTCTTCCGGGCCTCTACGACAAGTGCGTCCGGGAGAAGTGA
- a CDS encoding SAM-dependent methyltransferase, with protein sequence MGLAEVFPRILGHDVPVEFRAYDGSRAGRAGADVSIEIRSPLAMSHLAAAPGELGLARAYVTGALEVHGDMYTALSSFPAITVSDVPLKTRLALMARLGGLRLWWPVRPPAQEYRPRGWRHSKRRDSLSISHHYDVSNRFYEWVLGPSMAYTCAVYPEAGSSLEEAQFTKHDLVARKLGLAKGMRLLDVGCGWGGMVMHAAKHYGVRALGVTLSRQQAQWAQKAIAERGLADLAEVRHLDYRDVRETGFDAVSSIGLTEHIGAAQLPAYFSFLHDKLKPGGRLLNHCITRPDGSHGSRPGKFIGRYVFPDGELEPVGTLVSAMNDNGFEVRHEENLREHYALTLAGWCANLDANWSAAVQEVGPERARVWRLYMAACRLGFELNVVQLHQVLGVRLDGTDARMPLRPAW encoded by the coding sequence ATGGGGCTGGCAGAGGTGTTCCCGCGCATCCTCGGGCACGACGTCCCGGTCGAGTTCCGCGCCTACGACGGGAGCCGCGCGGGCAGGGCCGGCGCGGACGTCTCCATCGAGATCCGTTCGCCGCTGGCGATGTCGCACCTGGCGGCGGCCCCGGGTGAGCTGGGGCTGGCCCGCGCCTACGTCACGGGCGCGCTGGAAGTGCACGGCGACATGTACACCGCGCTGTCGAGCTTCCCGGCGATCACGGTCAGCGACGTGCCGCTGAAGACCCGGCTCGCGCTCATGGCCAGGCTGGGCGGGCTGCGGCTGTGGTGGCCGGTGCGTCCGCCGGCCCAGGAGTACCGGCCGCGGGGCTGGCGGCATTCCAAGAGGCGCGACAGCTTGTCCATCTCGCACCACTACGACGTCTCCAACCGGTTCTACGAGTGGGTGCTCGGCCCCTCGATGGCCTACACCTGCGCGGTGTACCCGGAGGCGGGCTCGAGCCTGGAGGAGGCGCAGTTCACCAAGCACGACCTGGTGGCGCGCAAGCTCGGGCTGGCCAAGGGGATGCGGCTGCTCGACGTCGGGTGCGGCTGGGGCGGCATGGTGATGCACGCGGCCAAGCACTACGGCGTGCGGGCGCTGGGCGTGACCCTGTCGCGGCAGCAGGCGCAGTGGGCGCAGAAGGCCATCGCCGAGCGGGGGCTGGCCGACCTGGCCGAGGTGCGCCACCTGGACTACCGCGACGTCCGGGAGACCGGCTTCGACGCGGTCAGCTCCATCGGGCTCACCGAGCACATCGGAGCGGCGCAGCTCCCGGCTTACTTCTCCTTCCTGCACGACAAGCTCAAGCCCGGTGGCAGGCTGCTCAACCACTGCATCACCAGGCCGGACGGCAGCCACGGCTCCCGGCCGGGCAAGTTCATCGGCCGCTACGTCTTCCCGGACGGCGAGCTGGAGCCGGTCGGCACCCTGGTGTCGGCGATGAACGACAACGGCTTCGAGGTGCGCCACGAGGAGAACCTGCGGGAGCACTACGCCCTGACCCTGGCCGGCTGGTGCGCGAACCTCGACGCGAACTGGTCCGCGGCGGTGCAGGAGGTGGGGCCCGAACGCGCCCGCGTCTGGCGGCTCTACATGGCGGCCTGCCGCCTGGGCTTCGAGCTCAACGTCGTGCAGCTGCACCAGGTTCTGGGCGTGCGCCTGGACGGCACCGACGCCCGGATGCCGCTGCGCCCGGCCTGGTGA